The Amaranthus tricolor cultivar Red isolate AtriRed21 chromosome 2, ASM2621246v1, whole genome shotgun sequence genome contains the following window.
ATTACACCGTTTTAGCTAACTCAACGGTCAAGATTCCTTTCCCTTGTCATTGCATCAACGGTGTAGGATTATCTAACCATGTACCTACATACACTATAGTAAAAGATGATGGACTTTTTCATATTGCAAATCAAGTGTTTGGAGGTTTAGTTGATTATAAAACAATTGTGAGTGCTAATAAGATTAAGAACCCTAATCTTATCATTGTAGGGCAGAAGTTGTGGGTCCCACTTCCTTGTAGTTGTGATGACGTGGATGGTGAAAAAGTTGTTCATTATGGACACGTGGTGGCTAATGGAAGTAGTGTCGATCAAATAGCGGCGGAGTTTGGGATAAGTTCGGAGAGTTTGATGAAGGTTAATAATATTTCTGATCCTAAGAACCTTGTTGCTGGTCAAGTGCTTGATGTTGCTCTTAAAGGTACTTTCTTTTTACCATTTATTAATGTGTTTTAAACTTTAATCTTCTCTGCTTCTTGTTTGTGTTTTGATTTCTATATACTCTGTCAAATTGgagttattttattaatattaaataatattaaaagaaagttagtggaaaaaatatagaaaataaaattaataaaaaaataattttgtaattttaatgaaaaatatacaggaatcataaaaaataataaatattaaataaaattaatgtaaGATGTGTGGGGTTTATAATCACGGTAAGTGCTTGACCTTCCTCTTAAAAGGTACTTTCTATTTACCATTTATTAGTGTGTTTTAATTCTtatcttcttgttgattgtgtTTTGATTTCTATACTAGTGCGTAAATTAGAGCTATTTTATTGAAGTTAGGAtagagtaatattaataatttaatattttactcgtttgttgtattttaaaaataatatactatttGTTTTTAGTTCAATGttagtaatttaattttttttttagtttactgATAACATACTTTTTATTAGTATATGATATGTTGTAagcaaatttataataaaagttaacttattaaaaaataatctaaaagtaTGATTATAAAGGGTGAAAGGTTgaattttttgtcacttttccTTAATTTCATTGTTAAATTTTAAGGTACAATAAGATAAActatatgaaatatataaattagatgaataaataaattaaatgtttggGATAAGTTGAAAATccagttttattttttagttagaTGACATATCATCTCTATTTGATGCCCTTTCACTTTTTTACACCGACTTTGTACtagaaaaagaaatttaataagAGTGTGAtagtcaaaatttaaaatataagttGCAAATTACATAGGACCGATTAAAGTGAAATATGTAGCGGATTATTCCATGTATAAGTTATGACCTTAGGCacgtaaaatttaaaataaaactgaaatacattcaaataatatttaaaagaaaaataagaataaagatTTTAAGTTTTGAGATCGTCTTTTTTAAAGATGGTCTTTTACAAGagtaactatttttaaaatgataagtaatATTTTGGGGCTGAGTAGAtgagtaaaattttaaaagaaaatacccATTAATTTGATGCATACGGATATTTATTTgtcattaatataattataacatattatagtCATGGTCATTAAACTAGCATCCCACACTTATTATCTAAAAGTAAATTATTGGTTCAAAAATCTTAGAATGAATAGATATTGCATTTTTACTTTAGTTTTCTTTTTCTCTATATATTATgcaattcaaaaaatattaagaatgacaaataaattaattatttaactaAGTTATACTTTCTCTAGTTTGGATTAATATTTAAACAAtgttaatgtatatttttatttgagtcCATAGAGCAATGAAAATATTTGCCATTCCATTACAGTATCAGTGGGAGTGGGACTAATAAATGAATGGAAAGATTCGAAGTCGAGAATGATAATGACAAAGAAAGAATAGTTCTTAATTTGGATTTTGCTATCAGAAAAAGCCTGCTTGTGCCTACCCACGGGTTGCAACTACACgtgtttttctttgagcaatgcatataataataataataataataataataataataataataatgttaatatcATATTTGCTAGAATGActttttttcattatattatatcttattttattatttatatattaaattacgtataactaaaaattatgtaaaaagttattatcatgaaaatatgagattagacaattcaaacaagtTACTAATTGATTGTATATTTTGTTACACATtaactataatatatatctaaaataagtttgaataataaataatgttaaCACTATAATATAGCAAATTTTTCAGAAGGAAGAAAGTATTTGATACGTATTTATGAATTACTTAATTTGGTGGTCCAATAACCACTATAAGAAAAATCAGTTTTAGCAACAACAAAAATCATTGCAAAAAATTGATTTTCGTTGCTAACCATGTTTTCTTCAACGACCTTAGTTGTTGCGGGTACGATTGTAACTAAAGGTTTTGGCAATGATTTTTGTAGTTGCAAAAGTCTGATGTTTTTTGCAGCGACTTTTATTTTTCGCAATGAGAAAAAAATAGTCGTCGATAAAACTTGTTAGTAAAAATGATATTTCTTGTAGTGAACATGAATATTTTGTTTAAGATTGTTCTGATTAATTGAGTTGAGTATGAGTCGATTTAATTCGAAATGATTCGTATATAGAAgttaaatcaaattattaagatttttacatactgacaaaaattaaaattaaattgattcgAGATATTATATCCAAAATTTGCCTGAATGGTCGAATGTACGTCTCTAAATTaggattttatttgtttgacgTAAGAAATAAATGTTCACGAGAAATCCTAATTTTAGAAATTtcattttgttaaatttttaggAAAGTTATTGTCTAACACTAAGAAATTGACAGTTACTTTATGCATCCTATCTAATGTACTTATTCGATctttaatatatcgagttaatatcgagttatgtataattaaaaattataaaatgttgatattaataatctttacatcaaaacgaatcaaataagatcccacatgactacgttttaacttatagattaataataaaatgcaatttaagagtaaTAGATAAATAGTGTTCTAAAAGAAAGTGTTCCATTTTAGATGAATAGAAAGTAGTACTATAggatttttaaataatcaagGAGTGGGTATGATAAATGAATTTATAAAGGGCGAAGATTAACCGTTCTTGCGAATTTACCGTTCTTGCGAATTCTAAATTTTTAGTCATTTAATTTACAAAGACGAAGAAAGTACAAAAGTAAAATCCTAGCAAACACCAAATAAGTTGGGCTATTTTTCTTATGTATAAATTATACTTGGTCTAATATTTCATATATAAACCACTAAACTAGTAGAAATTGTGTATTACTTCGAACGATGGtaaattttaagaaagtggtaataaatgaagatagagattaaattatgtggataaagttaaaagagagttaaaatatatgaataaaattaaaaaaaataatgataaattgtccaaaattaaaatatgtggaacagaacaaaataaaaaaatactacaaATTCTATAAGACAGAGGGAGTACACCTTTTATAATAACGAGGTGCAAACTAAGCTATATCGAGAAGTATCCAAATATAGAATAAAAAAGGTTGCTTGTTTTTTCAAGTTGTACAATAAAGTAATATTGGtgatatttgaaaaattaatttgatatgCTACTCTTATATGGAATAAATTAATGCTAAGTGAAAGGCTTTGGAATAGTTTAATTAATACTCTatctgtttttaaatgttttttccTTCATCTTAAGGAGAGAAAtctaattaatgtttttgagatatatttagaagataaatatatttatgtgagatcttgttagactcgtcttaatgtatacttttttattatgtatttagtataattgtattatatttatttagaaatattgagatttaaactttgcattaaaaattgtaaaaaaataaacagaaaGAACAATgggagtattatattataattttgtcttatttgcaCTATGTTTAGCTAAATGGTTCAtcaatttaacataattaataattttgaattatttaatcaGAAAATGAAGAATTTTTAACTCGTATTACGTTTTACAATAAAgagaaattaataaattatatttctaCTAAATCATCTTTCATGAAAACAAGAGAACGTGCTATTACTCCTCTACACCAATAGCATTAAATTTACTAGTGTTTTGTCCTTTTGACTAAGAAAGAGAAAATGGTGTTTGTTGAGTtattaaatcacaatttttattactatataatacattaaaatgaattttgtgaagaaattgAGATTGTTGAAGTAGAATAAGtatgactattaattttgtaaagaaatatTCTTATcgaaattacactaactttttattatcattcccAATATCCATTACCAAATAGATCGTAATTAAATGTATTATAGAACGGATAAAGTATATAGTGTTTGTTGTGAGAATGCATTTGtgaattttactttttaaagaGGTTACTTATactatctcaaaaaaaaaagttacttttatatatatatatatatatatatatatatatatatatatatatatatatatatatatattgctaaaaaatcaatgaatggaaaattaaaaactaagCAAGTCTACttattaatggtaaatgatttttaagttaaaattgaaaattattagcCAACTATTTTGTGAGATATTaggtaaaattatatattaattgttGACTATAAAAAAAAGAGTCAACAAACCAAAATTCTGAGAGAAAAGCAAAGAAAATTGGCCAAAATATTTTAGTGTAAGAGTTGGCTTTTTTAGCCGGATGGAAAGCCAACTCTGATCAACAAAAAGCCACTAGAAAAAAGATAACCAAACGCCAGCAACCGATTGTTTTTAGCCTTTTTACCATTATTTAATAAACAGTCAATAACTTAGAACTATTTTGACCAAAGATTTACTTAGCTTAAATAACTGACTTAAACACTGACTTAAACACGTGAGTAGACATCCAATTAGTCAAATATGTAAATAGCCATTCTACAAAcataataatgtttttttttcggaaagtaaatgaaaaatagCTCATAGCCTATTAggtattatcattattatcagcCAGAAAACTTGAAATAAAATGAGCTGAAGCATTTATATACAGAAATAGTGGGCAAGTTGGTACTTTATCCCACTAAAGCCAAATATCCATGGGCCCAACCCACCTAAAATTTTCAGCTAACGGATCCAACCAAGTTATTTACTCTTCAAATACCTTTACAGCTATACTTgctcaaaacaagaagtttaTGTATTGATAATTTGTATTAAGTAGgttatttaatttatgtataaAGCATGATATGTGGTGAGACTGTTTCGTACaagaatttttaatacatttactttcttttttcttgtttttagaAAGAGTAGCACAAACTTTACGTGATTTTAGATGAACAAGGACTGTGGACTACCTAGtgttttttactaatttactCTCACTTATATGACGCTACGGCAGACTCTTTCAATgtataaatttatcaaattgcTTAAATGAGCTAGTATCGCATCTTCACTAGAACATAGGaagtgataaatttgttattaggCTTGTGTACAATAAAACCCGCATAAGAGGAAAGTTGACTGCAACTTACCCGTTGAGGTTTCATCCTACAACCAATTGGTAATAGAACTTAGACAACCTCTCTCTAATTCACACATTGTTTTTTCTTTATGGAAGACCGAGATTTTTCGTTTCAAATTGATTGAAAACGATCGGCTCTGATGccatgataaatttgttattgggcTTGTACACAACAAAAACCCGCATAAGATTAGAGTTTGCTGCACACAAACCCGATGAGGTTCCATTCCAAAACCAATTGGTAACTAAAGGAGTAGTCTATCAAGCTAGTCAACATTTCTCTAATTCTTCAATTTAGGATTACATATGGATTATTTTTCCAACAATAGATACGTGGTTTACTAGTTTACGCGTTTAGCAATTAGCTTCTCATagtaaaaacacaaattcttgtgagagacgtcTATTTGAGAGACCAATTTTAATTGGGCcaacccattatatattttttaaaatattgtaagtagacattaagattgatgtaagtagacatttaagatattgaaaataggtATTAAAGATACAGTGAGTAAGtattaagtaggcattaagaatacgataagtaagcattaatctttaatgggctgggcttgagatacgtctctcaagagactagctataGTAAAAAATGGCAAGGATGTGCTAAACAATGACTAAAACATGTTGTAACATCATCTTGTAACTTATAGCGCGCTCATATGTGCAACCTTTTATAGGCTTATAAATATCATTTACTGATACAGCTTGTAATTCGAGTGTAAACAACACCTCCCGTGATGCCCCCTTGCTAGTAGCAAATGGAACATACGTTTACACGGCCAATAACTGCGTAATGTGCAAGTGTGACGCCACAAATAACTTCAGGTAACTTCTTTCATTATCCTTTACATCTAAAATCAATATAAGATTCTTTTATGTAATTGGCATGGTTTGTACAGGCTGCAGTGTCAACCATCAGGATTGAAAGCAATAAATTGGGCAACATGTCCGACTATGCAGTGCTCTGGTTCGAATTTGTCGCTAGGCAACTCGACTATGTTATCTGACTGTACTCGCTCAACTTGTGCCTATGCCGGTTATAACAAACTAAATGTTCTTACAACCCTTGCTGCTGAAGACACTTGTGCTGGTATTAATCTTCATTCTTTAGATTCTCCTAACCAAATCGTTAATTAGCTAGTTCAGTTATCATTGATATATAAACGGGCGAATTTAGGCTCTGATCTGCCTAGATCACGTAGTGTCGTTTCTGACATATTTTGGCCCTaggtaaaataaaagaaatagacTCTTTTTATAGAAGGTTGATTTTGGTATTTATAGGCATTTGACAAAagtaaaattacaattttacaaGCAATGTTCTACGTCCTACACTACAACATTGATAAATTAAGGTATTGGGCTCCTTTCAAACTTTGAATTCTAGGCAAATGTCTACCTTGCATAGGGTAAGGAACGACCTTGAGGCTATAATCCGGATAAtttgtttaaaatcatataaatattaaattgtgtatATAACATTGAAAAACGACAACTATGCATGCAAAGTAGAATTTTCGACTTGTTCTATATTAGTGTTCTAAATTTGCCATCGTAGTTAAACATAGTAACTAATTGACGATAAttaatttggtatatacttGAATGTTAATGCAGATCCTGGATCAAATGGAAACAGCAATCATGCTCAGAAGATGATCTATCAGATAAGTTGGAGTTTGGGTGCTATTTTGCTAAATCTCCAATTGATCATGCTCCATAGATTTATGTGAACGGTTCACATATGAAGTTTTTTGATGTATGTTCTCTTATTACATTAGAACttagattttgtttttcattgcttggttgatttttttagtGTTGGGGGTGTCAAGAAATTGGATGTAAGTTTTGTAGGGGATAAATTGCCTTTCCATTCATAAGCGAACCATTTAGCTTAATAATGTAATGTCATTTTGAATTCTTTCTTGTCGTTTTTGATCATGCAAACACTTGTTGAAATGCCCATTACTACTAACATATGAATTGTCTTATATAAGAGAAAgagaatataatatatcattttataaaCTTAAAGAGTAACACATAATAGTTATTACTACCAATTGGTTGTAGTTGTTAACCTAAAATCCTTAACCTTATAAGtgacttttatatatatatatatatatatatatatatatatatatatatatatatatatatatatatatatatatataatggagGAGTGTTTGGGATCATAACTCGATTATACGATTTTACAATCCAACAATTCAATAATTTGATCCTACAAATGTGAATTCATTAgtaaatttttttcatataatttgtccttcacaaatttttgtgagagacggtctcttttaGAGATCACCTCTAATTGGGTCGAcccattatatatatttttatgaaatattgtaagtgagcattaaaaatgatgtaatagacatttaagatattgtgagtagacattaaagatacggcaaatagacattaaggataatataaataagcattaagttTCAATGGGCTGGatctgagagacgtctctcaaaaagatgaCCTCTTAAGAAACTAACTGTGTGTCCTTTTAAAATTGAAGATTATAACATGATTCTATGATCTAATTTcacttattatatatttatatcttatataataatatcaatacctttataaaatttaagtttttcatgatttttactttaaaaaatgattattcataatattaatttttaaaacttaatagatgaagtaaaataagtttttatttacaccttaaaactttaaaaaacaaatataatagaTAATTAATCATACAAAGcatattaatgcatatttgtaggatcacacgattCTACGTTTTGATTTTACCTATTTCGATTCTACCCCTCCATGGTCCTAGATAGACCTTGATCATTACCATTATCACTACTAAAATGAATGTCATTTAAAGGCTTTTCAAACTCAAAAAGATGAAAAACAACCTTTCCAATTCATAAATGGCTGAAGTGACTCTTATAGCACTATTAGAAGCCATATTTTGATGAGGCAGCCCTTACCTTTTTTAATGAGGCATGTAATATCATTCAACAATGTTgataatggtgactcaaactagaGTCATGTTTGTGGGGAAGATGAATCAATGGCCTCAACGAGTGGAAAACAGTAGC
Protein-coding sequences here:
- the LOC130805732 gene encoding lysM domain-containing GPI-anchored protein 2-like yields the protein MATLSSQLLLLLFLFPLLVAAQRPPPAFKCTSKTTCKALVGYISPNTTPISKIQSLFQVKTLRSLLGVNNLSPTTPPNYTVLANSTVKIPFPCHCINGVGLSNHVPTYTIVKDDGLFHIANQVFGGLVDYKTIVSANKIKNPNLIIVGQKLWVPLPCSCDDVDGEKVVHYGHVVANGSSVDQIAAEFGISSESLMKVNNISDPKNLVAGQVLDVALKACNSSVNNTSRDAPLLVANGTYVYTANNCVMCKCDATNNFRLQCQPSGLKAINWATCPTMQCSGSNLSLGNSTMLSDCTRSTCAYAGYNKLNVLTTLAAEDTCADPGSNGNSNHAQKMIYQISWSLGAILLNLQLIMLHRFIVGGVKKLDVSFVGDKLPFHS